The genomic DNA CGGATGGAGACGTGCACCCTGGCCAGGATGATGTTGTCTTCCACGATCTGCGGCGCCACCAGGGAATAGACCTTGTTGAAGGCGAGGATTTCCACGGACGCGCCGTTGTGGTCCTCGATGGTGACGATGGCCCAGGGCGATCCGTCCTTCTTGGAGAAACGGCGGTCGACCGCAGAGATGATGCCGCCGATGACCATCTCCTGCTTGTTGTACACCTCACCGCCGAGGATCTGGGTCAGCGGCATGTTCGTCTGCTGGGCCAGGGCCTCCTCGAAACCGTCCAGCGGGTGGCCGGAGACGTAGAGTCCGAGCATTTCGCGTTCAAGGGTCAGCTCGTGCTTGCGGTCCCACTCCTGATCCGGGATCTCGAGGGCGAAGGGACTCGGGCCGTCGCCCTCCTCGGTGCCGCCGAGGGCGGCGAAGAGGTCGAACTGCCCCTTGTCCGCGGCCTTCTTGGTGGTTAGCACCGAGTCGACGGCGTCTTCGGAGATGAGCATGAGGCCCTTGCGCGGGTGGCCGAGAGAGTCGAAGGCGCCGGCCTTGATCAGCGATTCGGTGATGCGCTTGTTGCAGGGCAGCAGGTCGATCTTGTCCAGGTAGTCGCCGAAACTGGTGAACTTGCCCTTGGACTTGCGCGTCTCGACGATGGACTCGACGACCTCGCCGCCGACGTTGCGGATGGCGCCCATGCCGTAGCGGATGTCCTCGCCGACGGCCATGAAATCCTCCTCGGACTCGTTGACGTCCGGCGGCAGCACCTGAATGCCCAGGTGGCGGCAGTCGGCGAGGTAGATCGCCGACTTGTCCTTCTTGTCGCCGACGGAGGTCAGCAGCGCGGCCATGTACTCCGGGGCGTAGTTCGCCTTGAGGTAGGCGGTCCAGTAGGACACCAGACCGTAGCCGGCGGCGTGGGACTTGTTGAAGGCGTAGGACGCGAAGGGCTCGATGGTGCCCCACAGCGAGTCGACCGCGGCCTTGGAGTAGCCGTTGGCGAACATGCCGCCGGAGAACTTCTCGTACTCCTGGGCCAGGACCTCGGGCTTCTTCTTGCCCATGGCCTTGCGGAAGCCGTCCGCCTCACCGGCGGTGTAGTTCGCCAGCTTGCGCGAGATCTCCATGATCTGCTCCTGGTACACGATCAGACCGTAGGTCTCGCCGAGGATGTCCTTGAGCGGTTCCTCCAGCTCCGGGTGAATCGGCGTGATCGCCTGGCGGCCGTTCTTGCGGTCCGCGTAGTTCCAGTGCGCGTTGACGCCCATCGGTCCGGGCCGGTACAGCGCCAGGGACGCGACGATGTCGTTGAAGCCGGTCGGCTTCATTCGCTTGAGCAGCTCCTGCATGCCGCCGCCGTCGAGCTGGAAGACGCCGAGCGTGTCACCGCGGCCGAGCAGCTCATACACCGCCGGGTCATCGGTGTCCATGGTCTCCAGGTCGATGTCCTCGCCACGGTTTTTCCTGATGTTCTCCAGGGCGTCACCGATGACGGTGAGGTTGCGAAGGCCCAGGAAGTCCATCTTCAGCAGCCCGATGGATTCGCAGGCCGGGTAGTCCCAGCCGGTGATGATCGCGCCGTCCGCCGGTCGTTTCCACATGGGGATGTGTTCCATGAGCGGGACCGAGGCCATGACGACGGCACAGGCGTGGACGCCGGCCTGGCGGACCACGCCCTCCAGGCCGCGGGCGGTCTCGTAGATCTTCGCCACATCCGGATCGGTCTCGATCATCGAGCGGATCTCGGCGGCCTCGGCGTAGCGCTCGTGCTCCGGATCGGTGATGCCGGACAGCGGGATGTCCTTGGCCATGATGGCCGGCGGCAGGGCGGCGTTGATGCGGTCGGCCATCTGGAAGCCGGGCTGGCCGTAGTTCACCTTGGCCGCGTCCTTGATCGCCTGCTTGGTCTTGACGGTGCCAAAGGTGATCACCTGGGCGATCTTGTCCTCGCCCCAGCGCTCGGCGGCGTAGGTGATCATCTCGCCGCGACGGCGGTCATCGAAGTCGATGTCGATATCCGGGGCCGAGGGGCGCTCCGGGTTGAGGAATCGCTCGAAGAGCAGGCCGTGCTCCATAGGGTCGATGTTGGTGATGGTCAGGGCGTAGGCGACGAGCGCGCCGGCGGCGGAACCACGGCCCGGTCCGACACGGATGCCGATGGAGCGGGCGTGGTTGATGATCTCGGCGACGATGAGGAAGTAGGACGGGTAGCCCTTCATGTCGATGACGTCGATCTCGTAGTTGGCGCGCTCGATGTAGTCCTGCGGCACCTCCTTGCCGTCGAAGCGGGCTTCGAGGCCACGCATGACCTCCTTGCGCAGCCACGTCGTCGGGGTCTCGCCCTCCGGCACGTCGGCGACGGGCATCCGGTCGAGCGGGTGCTCCTCCCACATCTCGTCGTAGGGCTGCACGCGCTCGGCGATCCAGAGGGTGTTGTCGCAGGCGTCCGGGACGGTGTCGTCGAAGATGTCGCGCATCTGCTCCGCCGTCTTGATGTAGTAGCCGGAACCGTCGAACTTGAAGCGGTCCTGGTCCAGCAGGGTCTTGCCCGTCTGGACGCAGAGCATCGCCTCGTGCGCCGCCGCCTGGGACTCCAGGACGTAATGGCAGTCGTTCGTGGCCAGCGCGGGCATGTCCAGCGCCTTGCCGATCTCCAGGAGCTCATTGCGCACCCGCCGCTCAATGGACAGCCCGTGATCCATTAGCTCCAGGAAGTAGTTCTCGCGGCCGTAGATGTCCTGCCAGGTGGCGGCGGCCTCGAGCGCGTCGTTGTACTGGCCCAGACGCAGCCTGGTCTGGACGTCGCCGGAGGGGCAGCCGGTGGTGGCGATGATGCCGTCGGCGTGCTCGGCGATGAGCTCCATGTCCATCCGCGGCCACTTGCCCAACTGACCTTCGTAGGAGGCGAGGGAGGACAGCTTGAACAGGTTGCGCAGGCCGGTGACGTTCTCGGCGAGCATGGTCTGGTGCAGGTAGGCGCCGGAGGCGGAGACGTCGTCGGACTTCTGATCCGGGGTGCCCCACAGGACACGCTTCTTGTTGAAGCGCGACTCCGGGGAGATGTAGGCCTCGATGCCGATGATCGGCTTGATGCCGGCGGAGGTCATCTTGCGGTAGAAGGCGTTTGACCCGTACATGTTTCCATGGTCGGTCATCCCGACGGCGGGCATGGCCTGCCGGGACACCTCCTCGGCGAGCAGATCCACCTTCGCCATGCCGTCAAGCATGGAATATTCGGTGTGATTGTGCAGGTGTACGAACGACGACTTCTTGCCCATGGTGGCCCATCCTATCCCGCGGGCGGGGTGAATCCTAAGGCCGTGATCGGACCCGGGCGCGGACGTTCGCGTCCCCGCCGTCACAGCCACCGGCTACTGTTGTCCCCCATGACCGCCGCCGTCCTGTCCTACCTGCTGTGGGGGTTCTTCCCCGCTTTCTTTCCGCTCCTGCTTCCGGCGGGTCCGCTGGAGATTCTCGCCCACCGCATCGTCTGGACCGCCGTGTTCATGGCCGTGCTGCTCATTTTCACCGGGGGCTGGCGGCAGCTGGTGCGGGCCGGGTGGCGGGAATGGGGACGCCTGGCGCTGGCCGGGGTGCTGATCTCGGCGAACTGGGGGATCTACGTGCTCGCGGTGAACACCAACCACGTGGCTGACGCGGCCCTGGCCTACTTCATCAACCCGCTGCTCAGCGTCGTGCTCGGGATGGTGTTCTTCAGCGAGAAGCTGCGCCGTCCCCAGCTGATCGCCGTGCTCATCGCAACCGTCGGTGTGCTGCAGCTGACCTTTCTCAGCGGGCAGGCCCCGATTCACGCGCTGGGCATGGCCGTCACTTTCGGCTTCTACGGCCTGCTGAAGAAGAAGGTCACGGTCACGGCGACAGCCTCGGTGGCGGCCGAGACGCTCGTCGTCGCCCCCTTCGCGCTGGCCTACCTGGTCTGGTTGCAGGGCACCGGTGACGCCACCTTCGGCACGGTCTCCGGCGGCCACACGGCGCTGATGGTGCTCTCGGGCGTGGTGACCGCGGCGCCGCTGCTGCTCTACGGAACGGGCGTCCAGAAGCTGCCGCTGGCCACGATCGGCATGCTGCAGTACATCACCCCGACCATGCAGATGCTGTGGGCGTTGTTCGTGACCCAGGAGCAGTTCTCCACCGCCCGCTGGATCGGATTCATCATCATCTGGGCCGCCGTCGCGGTCTACCTCGGCGACCTGATCCGCCTCAGCGGGCGGAGGCGGGCTGGCGAACCGGCGGAACCGCCACGGCCATCTGGTCAATCCCGGGAACCTCGACGGGGCTGACGCCGAACCAGCCCCAGGCGGCGTCCGGCGGCAGCGTCTCGACCGTCGCGACGCGCTCCGCGTGGGCGAGGGCGCGCAGCGTCTCGCCGTCGTCCCGGGCCACGACTGCGGTGAGCTGGTAGGGCACCGGAACGTCGCCGATGCCGGAGAGCTGTCGCGCGATCATCCCCAACTGCGCGGTGTACACGTCCGCCCGCGTGGCACCCGCCACCGGTTCGGGCAGCGGGTACGGGGCCGCCATCCCCACCACCATGGCGTTGACCCGGTCCAGGTGCTCGGTCTCGACACCAGCCTCGGCCGCCTCGAGGGGGCGTGCGAAGGTGATGAGCGCATAGACGTCCTCGTCCGCGGGGGCTCCGGCCAGGGACTCCGCGGCCCGCTGCTGGTACTGGAGGTAGCTCTCGCCGGAGTCCTGGCCGAGCATGTCCCCGTTGCGTCCCGGGGCCGGGCTCCACGCCAGGGCCTCCACCAGGGCATAGACCACCACGCCGAGGGCCGCCAGGACGGCCAGTGAACCGAGCACGAGGCGCCGGCGGGTGCCGGGGCCGAAAGGCTGCTCGCGGCTCGGGGTCTGCGGGCGTCGGGAAGCCTGCCCCTCCGGATCCAGGGAGTAGGGTTCGGCGTCGTGGGTGGCCTCGAAGTCCCGGCCGGAGGTGGTCCCGAAGCGGTCGCT from Corynebacterium guangdongense includes the following:
- the dnaE gene encoding DNA polymerase III subunit alpha — its product is MGKKSSFVHLHNHTEYSMLDGMAKVDLLAEEVSRQAMPAVGMTDHGNMYGSNAFYRKMTSAGIKPIIGIEAYISPESRFNKKRVLWGTPDQKSDDVSASGAYLHQTMLAENVTGLRNLFKLSSLASYEGQLGKWPRMDMELIAEHADGIIATTGCPSGDVQTRLRLGQYNDALEAAATWQDIYGRENYFLELMDHGLSIERRVRNELLEIGKALDMPALATNDCHYVLESQAAAHEAMLCVQTGKTLLDQDRFKFDGSGYYIKTAEQMRDIFDDTVPDACDNTLWIAERVQPYDEMWEEHPLDRMPVADVPEGETPTTWLRKEVMRGLEARFDGKEVPQDYIERANYEIDVIDMKGYPSYFLIVAEIINHARSIGIRVGPGRGSAAGALVAYALTITNIDPMEHGLLFERFLNPERPSAPDIDIDFDDRRRGEMITYAAERWGEDKIAQVITFGTVKTKQAIKDAAKVNYGQPGFQMADRINAALPPAIMAKDIPLSGITDPEHERYAEAAEIRSMIETDPDVAKIYETARGLEGVVRQAGVHACAVVMASVPLMEHIPMWKRPADGAIITGWDYPACESIGLLKMDFLGLRNLTVIGDALENIRKNRGEDIDLETMDTDDPAVYELLGRGDTLGVFQLDGGGMQELLKRMKPTGFNDIVASLALYRPGPMGVNAHWNYADRKNGRQAITPIHPELEEPLKDILGETYGLIVYQEQIMEISRKLANYTAGEADGFRKAMGKKKPEVLAQEYEKFSGGMFANGYSKAAVDSLWGTIEPFASYAFNKSHAAGYGLVSYWTAYLKANYAPEYMAALLTSVGDKKDKSAIYLADCRHLGIQVLPPDVNESEEDFMAVGEDIRYGMGAIRNVGGEVVESIVETRKSKGKFTSFGDYLDKIDLLPCNKRITESLIKAGAFDSLGHPRKGLMLISEDAVDSVLTTKKAADKGQFDLFAALGGTEEGDGPSPFALEIPDQEWDRKHELTLEREMLGLYVSGHPLDGFEEALAQQTNMPLTQILGGEVYNKQEMVIGGIISAVDRRFSKKDGSPWAIVTIEDHNGASVEILAFNKVYSLVAPQIVEDNIILARVHVSIRDDRMSLFCDDIRIPDLGPGGGAGLPLRLTMRTEQCTLENIRKLKDVLVSNAGDSDVYLTLVNGDNSQMMVLGEHLRVEKSGNLMGDLKATMGPGILG
- the rarD gene encoding EamA family transporter RarD, whose translation is MTAAVLSYLLWGFFPAFFPLLLPAGPLEILAHRIVWTAVFMAVLLIFTGGWRQLVRAGWREWGRLALAGVLISANWGIYVLAVNTNHVADAALAYFINPLLSVVLGMVFFSEKLRRPQLIAVLIATVGVLQLTFLSGQAPIHALGMAVTFGFYGLLKKKVTVTATASVAAETLVVAPFALAYLVWLQGTGDATFGTVSGGHTALMVLSGVVTAAPLLLYGTGVQKLPLATIGMLQYITPTMQMLWALFVTQEQFSTARWIGFIIIWAAVAVYLGDLIRLSGRRRAGEPAEPPRPSGQSREPRRG